The following coding sequences lie in one Apium graveolens cultivar Ventura chromosome 1, ASM990537v1, whole genome shotgun sequence genomic window:
- the LOC141678942 gene encoding uncharacterized protein LOC141678942 produces the protein MNMQKHMSLLVLVFVLGVLTSLGFGQGRIVGGYSGRSSCLPSEKQALLQFKRGLFDEFNYLSSWVGDDCCSWQGIWCDNTSEGHVIELDLRSCWLRGDQILNSSLLDLKYLTYLDLSLNNFNGMKIPDFFGSFEELTYLNLSGSNFQGLVPHHLGNLSTLLYLDLSNNYDYDYYNHNHKSLLNIDSMRWLRGLSFLEHLDLSYVNISNAPDWFPAINMLPSSVLVLKLHNCLLPNNIFKPLSFMNLTSLVSLDLGGNQFNHSFPLWLVNNTGLVSLNLGFNNFHGLIPEFIGSFTALSELDLSYNDFQGLIPRSHGNLTSLSKLDLSGNRLDDSILSELGNLTKLTQLYVASNQLIGCLPESFCHLSELERLSVGNNQLSGSIPKCIGELSNLTYLHLSSNYWDGFVSEHHFINLTRLKLLAISSKSNLVLNVSSSWVPPFQLEILFMMSLKVGPNIPRWLQTQTEILYFQMQNASISILPTNWLVSLVSRAYFVDLSNNDISTNQLSIISKPLNNLQTLLLSNNRLSGDIPEFICNLTSLMTLTLSKNNLSGKLPQCLGNLKQLTDIDVMDNGLSGDIPVSLGSLENLTYLNLHNNKFQGKLPLSFQNLSKLVVLDAGKNHLSDILPRWTREQLPLLKYLILRSNSFHGKIPTQLCDLSSIQVLNLAQNKITGSIPPCFGNFSSMIIGGSTERDLYLESGFGGMIINNVKGGDLHYTSTLKFLFSIDLSNNHISGEIPEELMNLHGLTNLNLSSNHLAGRIPDKIGKLYKLESLDLSNNELNGPIPRSLSELNSLSSLNLSFNDLSGRIPTGKQLQTLNDLSIYAGNKQLCGQVISKPCPGDTKSHSFDNHSEVEPDVCSDDERSWFYAGIGPGVLVGFLGFCASLHFIKSWKYSYFHYVEKVSDKILVKIALLQRKMINR, from the coding sequence ATGAATATGCAAAAACATATGAGTTTACTCGTTCTTGTTTTTGTGTTAGGTGTTTTGACAAGTTTAGGGTTCGGGCAAGGAAGGATAGTTGGAGGCTATTCTGGTAGAAGTTCATGCCTCCCGAGTGAGAAACAAGCTTTACTTCAGTTCAAGAGAGGTCTTTTTGACGAGTTTAATTACTTGTCATCGTGGGTTGGAGATGATTGTTGTTCATGGCAAGGAATATGGTGTGATAATACGAGTGAAGGCCATGTCATTGAACTTGATCTTCGAAGTTGCTGGTTAAGAGGTGATCAGATTTTAAACTCTTCTTTGCTTGATTTGAAGTATTTGACTTATTTGGACTTGAGTCTTAACAACTTCAATGGGATGAAAATTCCAGATTTTTTTGGGTCCTTCGAGGAGCTAACATATCTCAACCTCTCTGGTTCTAATTTTCAAGGCCTAGTTCCTCATCATCTAGGAAACCTTTCAACCTTACTTTACCTTGATTTAAGTAATAATTATGACTATGATTACTATAATCATAATCATAAATCTTTATTAAACATTGATAGCATGAGATGGTTGCGCGGGCTGTCCTTTTTGGAACACCTGGATCTATCATATGTTAACATTTCGAATGCCCCCGATTGGTTTCCTGCCATTAACATGCTTCCGAGTTCTGTTTTAGTACTTAAACTGCACAACTGTCTGCTCCCCAACAATATCTTTAAGCCTCTTTCCTTCATGAATTTAACATCTCTTGTTTCCCTCGATCTTGGTGGCAACCAATTTAACCATTCTTTTCCTCTATGGCTAGTTAACAATACCGGTCTTGTATCTCTTAATCTCGGGTTTAACAACTTTCACGGCCTAATTCCTGAATTTATAGGAAGTTTCACTGCCCTTTCAGAACTTGATCTTTCATACAATGATTTCCAAGGCTTGATTCCTAGATCTCATGGAAATTTGACATCACTTTCAAAACTTGATCTTTCGGGGAATAGATTAGATGATTCAATTCTATCCGAACTTGGCAACCTCACGAAACTTACACAACTCTACGTAGCCTCAAATCAATTGATCGGTTGTCTACCTGAATCATTTTGTCATCTGTCAGAGTTGGAACGATTGTCAGTCGGCAATAATCAATTGAGTGGAAGTATTCCAAAATGCATTGGAGAGCTATCAAATTTAACATATTTGCATCTTTCTTCTAATTATTGGGATGGTTTTGTATCTGAGCATCATTTTATTAACCTCACAAGGCTGAAGTTGTTGGCTATTTCTTCAAAGTCTAACTTAGTGTTAAATGTTAGTTCTAGTTGGGTTCCTCCCTTCCAACTGGAAATATTATTCATGATGTCTTTGAAAGTTGGGCCTAATATTCCCCGGTGGCTCCAAACACAAACAGAAATTTTGTATTTTCAAATGCAGAACGCAAGCATATCAATTCTCCCAACTAATTGGCTTGTGAGTCTGGTATCTCGAGCATACTTTGTCGATCTATCCAACAATGATATCAGCACGAATCAACTATCAATAATTTCAAAACCTCTGAATAATTTGCAGACATTATTACTATCAAATAACCGTTTATCAGGTGACATTCCTGAATTTATATGCAATCTAACTTCATTGATGACTCTAACTCTTTCCAAAAATAACTTATCTGGAAAGCTCCCTCAGTGCTTAGGAAACTTGAAACAATTGACTGACATTGACGTGATGGACAACGGTCTCTCTGGTGATATTCCAGTTTCTTTGGGTTCTTTAGAGAATCTAACCTATCTAAACTTGCACAACAACAAGTTTCAAGGGAAATTACCTTTATCCTTTCAAAATTTGTCGAAGCTGGTTGTACTTGATGCGGGAAAGAATCATTTGAGTGACATTCTTCCGCGTTGGACTAGAGAACAGTTACCTTTACTTAAGTATTTAATACTCCGGTCAAACAGTTTCCATGGTAAAATTCCCACACAGCTTTGCGACCTCTCATCAATTCAAGTTCTAAACCTCGCACAAAATAAAATCACAGGAAGCATCCCTCCTTGTTTCGGAAATTTTAGTTCAATGATTATAGGTGGCAGCACTGAGCGAGATCTATATTTGGAAAGTGGATTCGGTGGAATGATCATAAATAATGTGAAGGGAGGTGATCTACATTACACCTCTACGCTTAAGTTTTTGTTTTCGATTGATCTATCAAACAACCACATTAGTGGAGAGATTCCAGAAGAGTTGATGAATCTTCATGGTTTAACGAATTTGAACTTGTCAAGTAATCATTTAGCTGGAAGAATCCCTGACAAGATAGGGAAACTGTATAAACTGGAATCTCTTGATCTCTCTAATAATGAACTTAATGGTCCTATTCCACGGAGTTTATCAGAACTAAATTCTTTAAGCAGTTTGAATCTCTCGTTCAATGATTTGTCAGGAAGAATTCCCACAGGAAAGCAACTCCAGACCCTCAATGATCTTTCCATCTATGCTGGCAACAAACAACTATGTGGTCAAGTTATCTCGAAGCCCTGCCCTGGAGACACAAAATCACATAGTTTTGACAACCATAGTGAGGTTGAACCTGATGTTTGTTCAGATGACGAGCGCTCCTGGTTTTATGCTGGAATAGGACCCGGTGTCCTGGTTGGGTTTTTGGGTTTCTGCGCTTCATTGCATTTTATCAAGTCTTGGAAGTATTCTTACTTCCACTATGTCGAAAAGGTCTCTGATAAGATATTGGTCAAAATTGCTCTGTTGCAGAGGAAGATGATCAACAGGTAA
- the LOC141678949 gene encoding cytochrome P450 CYP71D313-like: MEFQYPTLLISLFTIILIFLFKNLKTSKSKNLPPGPWKLPIIGNLHQVIGPLPHRGFKELAKKHGPIMHLQLGEISLMIVSSSKVAAEALKTNDICLADKPQQLLSDIILENCRDFVFARYGDYWRQMRKICTLELLSVNKVKSFRFIREDESWHLIDTVQKSLGSPINMSEKFAELSYNITCRAAIGKKGDKEVIEMVEDIAYWAAGFFINDLFPSIKFLSVLNGMKPALKTIRRKIDHIFKEIIVEHKEKLASREKGVAVDTQDEDLVDVLLRVNETQRLQFPINDNDVQAITLDMLTAGTDTSSTVLEWAMSALMKHPRVMKKAQDEVRELLKGKDKVSEIDILGQLSYLKMVIKETLRLHTPLPLLVARECRKECEIEGYTIPEKSKLIVNVWAIGRDPNYWVDAEAFIPERFENSSVDFTGTHFDYLPFGAGRRMCPGINFGVAGVELPLAQLLYYFDWKLPNDVKPEDLNMEESFGTTNKRKHNLVLVPTLAHKP, translated from the exons ATGGAGTTTCAATATCCAACTCTTTTGATCAGCTTATTTACCATaatcttgatttttcttttcaAAAACCTCAAAACATCGAAATCGAAAAATCTTCCTCCCGGTCCATGGAAATTACCAATCATCGGAAACTTGCACCAAGTCATTGGTCCATTACCACATAGAGGTTTCAAAGAGTTGGCCAAGAAACATGGACCAATCATGCATCTGCAGCTTGGCGAAATCTCTCTAATGATAGTATCATCGTCGAAAGTGGCTGCAGAAGCACTTAAAACAAATGATATTTGTCTTGCAGACAAACCACAGCAGTTGTTATCCGATATTATTTTGGAAAACTGCAGAGACTTTGTTTTTGCACGTTATGGTGATTATTGGAGGCAAATGCGCAAAATATGCACACTCGAATTGCTGAGTGTCAATAAAGTGAAGTCGTTTCGTTTTATACGAGAGGACGAATCGTGGCATCTCATTGACACGGTTCAAAAGTCTCTAGGATCACCGATCAATATGAGTGAAAAATTTGCTGAACTCTCGTATAATATAACTTGTAGAGCCGCAATTGGAAAAAAAGGTGATAAAGAGGTCATAGAGATGGTGGAAGATATAGCGTATTGGGCTGCAGGTTTCTTTATCAATGACTTGTTTCCTTCAATTAAGTTTTTATCTGTTCTTAACGGGATGAAACCTGCATTAAAGACGATTCGACGAAAGATTGATCATATTTTTAAAGAAATTATCGTTGAGCATAAAGAAAAGTTGGCAAGTAGAGAGAAAGGAGTTGCGGTGGATACACAAGATGAAGATCTTGTTGATGTCCTTCTGAGAGTCAATGAAACTCAGCGTCTTCAGTTTCCAATCAACGACAACGATGTCCAGGCCATCACTTTG GATATGTTGACAGCTGGAACCGATACCTCGTCTACTGTGCTTGAATGGGCAATGTCGGCCCTGATGAAACATCCTAGAGTTATGAAGAAGGCTCAAGATGAAGTACGAGAATTGCTAAAAGGAAAAGACAAAGTGAGTGAAATCGATATTTTAGGGCAACTAAGTTACTTAAAGATGGTGATCAAAGAAACTCTTCGTTTGCACACACCTCTTCCTTTGTTAGTTGCTAGAGAATGCAGGAAAGAATGCGAGATTGAAGGATACACTATTCCTGAGAAAAGCAAACTTATTGTCAATGTTTGGGCAATAGGCCGAGACCCTAATTATTGGGTTGATGCTGAAGCTTTTATTCCTGAGAGATTCGAAAACAGTTCAGTCGATTTTACTGGAACACATTTCGATTATTTGCCATTCGGGGCTGGGAGGAGAATGTGTCCGGGTATTAACTTTGGTGTAGCTGGTGTTGAGCTTCCTCTTGCTCAGCTGCTCTATTACTTCGACTGGAAACTACCGAATGATGTAAAACCGGAAGATCTGAATATGGAGGAATCGTTCGGGACTACTAATAAAAGGAAGCATAACTTGGTTCTGGTTCCGACCCTAGCTCACAAGCCCTGA